The genome window ataatttctgaCTGACGCAAACAGACAGTGTGGCCAGAAGTCACACTTTTAAGTGTATAAgatgtccaaaaaaaaaatacatttgtaaatgcattgACTAATATGAGCTAACAATGAGCAGTATATTTTCTTTTCCAACATACATTTGAGttagtgttattttatattaaatgtataacaCGTTTACAGTGCTTTACCTAATGTTAGCAGATAcatctttagatttttttaaatatcagttAATGCTGAAGTCGTGTTTATTGTTGGTTTATGTAAGCAAATGCATCAACTAATGTTAACGAATAAgccattattacattttttcttcttGTCCCCTGTTAGGACATCACAGAGAATCTGATTTTTAATATGCCGGATGATCCTCTTGTGTTCATGCTAGAACAGGTAACCTTTTAtagcatttaaatgtttgatattcttaaaaaaaaaatttgttttcaGTCAAATGTGTGTTTCTTCATGGCCTAACAGTATTTATGgagttgtttgtgtgtgacatagtgataaaatgtatatcttgAATTTACTGTAAGTCACTggataaatattattaataagaaTAAGCAGAATAAGCCAAATGCATATAGTCCATGTAATGTGCGTTACTGATATGTTGCAATGGAAGAAACATGAAATGTGTGACCTGAGCCCTCGTGCTtgtaaacatcatttaaaagcactttttaagtttttaatattaatgcaCGGTGTTGTTTAAGTAGTTATGAACCCTCACTAATCTCAGCGTACTTAAAATACTTTTGCAGGTGCAAATGAAGATCAAAATCCGCGATGAGTCGCGTAATACATTTCTGAAATCATGATGAATTCCAAAACAAATTATCAAGGGCTTTGccaaaaactaaacaatttaTGCTTTTTGATGCAGTGCATCGTTGTTTCCAAGCAACTGTTTTCAgaatttgttgtttaaaattcTTTCTCTTGTTCGACACCATTTCTTCCAGTCGttctgtatatttttaatgaggtagtgtgtgtgtctttgacCCAAATACTTTGATAAGCAAACTCAAGGTGACGACAAGTCGGATAAGGTAAACATCTTTGCAAGCAAATTATTTGCAggctttgttttgatttctcaATGGATATATTTGCATGCGTTATCACTCACGATTCTTGTTGTATGAATTAACTGCGTTTCGAAAGATACCGTATCCTAAACGTTTTCTTGTCTATACATACAGCACAAGGTCTTTCCAGTCAATTTGTTCGCTGGCCGTTTTCCACACATGCACAAATGCAGCTGGCTTTTGCACTGTACTCAAATTTCCATGATGGATTTTGGCTGCATAAGTAAAGGAAGTCTTTGTTTATAGTCGGCTCTTCTTACAGTGTGTTGTATAGTTATCTACAGTACATTCCCACTAAAGGATCATCTGCCGTTTCAAGACCAGTTTGGCACAAGCTTTCACTCCATCTTCGAACTAAGCTCGGGGGATGCTTTGGTGATGACAAGAAGACTTTTTTTCTTTCGTTTACGTTCTGTCTTGGTTTAGTACAGCACTTGCATATACCATCTGCTGTTTATTGGGAAATTCAATGCGAGTCTGTTTCTGACATGTCATTATAACATTTGTGACATTAGATGTGAaacaataaatgcatttgtgcgTTTGACGTTGAGTTTGTGTGttcttatttgcattttttgtgtattcacagttgtcatgttttaaaatattaattaagaTTCTATTGTCACTCGAATATTTGCAAATAGTaatacacaatgaaacaaaaatatggcttTTGATCAACTTTACATTTAACTTGAAGCATACTGTAATTGTACACATtacatatatgacattttatttattgttttctttggaaAGAATACATACAATAAATCCAATTTGATTAATACAGAAGGGCAAATaacaatgttaatgtttttggtTACAATAACGGACAGCTCTCGTAATCACCGTCTCATTCATAATACATTGCCCAGATTCCTCTGCTTTacactttatataaaacacaattttcattcTGTTTCCCATTTCTTGCAATCACACCATCACATAGTTTTCTCTATAAATCTGTAAATCTCGAGCAACCACataatttgaaaatattaaaaacggAATTACTGAGCAAAAAATGTCGGAATTGTTCAAGAACGTTCACCTGTCCTGAAACCGTAGGATATTTACcctaaacatttacacaaactgaaTTGTACTCTTTTAGAGTACACAATACTGAAATGGAGTATACAGACAAGCAATGacaatacagaataaataaacatttggatgtggcatttttgtacaaaaacaaTTGTAATAGTGTTATATTCTCCTTGGCTGGCCTGCTCGATGTCTGATTACATCACATAGAGTAAAGACATTTATACCCATGCCTTCGATTGTAAACATAATATGTTCCAAGCAAGATAAAGTAGAAACAGACATCAGCGCTGGCGGGGAGGGAACGGGTCCATTTTAATTTCGATTCGGTATGGACGTGCATTCTGTATTTGCATACAGGAGCTGCTGAGTCTCACGAGTTTGTCTCAAAAGCAAATACATCTCTGGTATAAATCCGTAGCAGCAGCATTTTACACAAAGCACAATATAATCAAATGGCACCAGGCATCGTCACGTGTGCAAAACTACGTCAAGTCACTCGTTTTGCCTGTTACTCCTGTTGTCAAATATCATGGACCTCCTCTGTGGCTGGTAAAAGCAACTGGTGGAGGTCTCCAGCCTCTGTCCGCTCTTCGGCAAAGTCATTTTACCACGCAGGGTCACCCCCTCAGGGGTCTTGAGGTTTTCGGCGAGTTCCTTGGCGTAGACATCGAACGGCGACACTTCAGCTTGAATGGGCGACAGGGCTGTTTTCCCATCATCCCCTGCAGCATGATAGTCCATGATTGGAAACGGCGGGCTAAACAGAATGAGGCTCTGAGGCCTTGGCCGGTTTCTGAAGGAGGATCTTTGGAGCAGCGTTGAGCGCTCGGGTCTTGGACGGTCCATGAACGTGTCTCCGTTAGCCGATCGCTTCCTTCTCAGTACTGGGAGATCTGGGAAGGGTTTTGCTTGGCAAGTCACATTGTCCTTGTTGGTGGGTTTTTGCACCTCTCTCGGCGCTTCGCAACTTTCTTTCGCCTCCTTGGGATTTCGGACATTCTGGAGAGGAGGTGCAGAACCTGCTTTACTCAGCTTGCTCTTGACAGGTTTCTTCTCAGGTGTGCTTTTTTGATCGGTGTTTCCCTTTGCGAGAGGAGGAGGTACGTGGCTGTACTGAATTTTGGGTGGAATAACAGGCACAGCTTTTGCTTGACAGGTTTTGATCATGAACGCGGTCCGGACCGAGGACACGCTTACCGGTGCGGAGTTGCGTCGCACGGGTGCCTGAGAGCGGCTCAGGAACAACTCCAACTCTAGAGACGGGTCACTCAGCCCTTCTCGTGCTGAACATTTAAGATATTGATAGTTTGAAATGTCTCTGACGCCTCTGTGTCCTAAATCAAGGTTTAGGGAACATGGCCTTTGTTTGGCTAGGGGGTTTTCGTTCCTTCTGTCGGTGACACTTGACTCTTGAGATGTCTGTCGGTGAAACCTCTGAGAGAGTTTCTGTTTGCCTTTGCTTACGTTTTGCAGTCCGGTCATATTGTTGGGATCAACAGACGTCTTGAAAACCCTCATCTTTGGGATCTCGCTGTTGTCGCAGTCGGGGTGCTTTGTTTTCTGCTCAAATACGTCTgcgtttttgttttcttttgggaGGTCCGACTTTCCAAGTTTACACGCAGCGGTCAAAGGCACATCTGTTGAAGATGATGTCACGTCATTGGTCACAGCTGCTTCTTTAGCTTCTACTTTCTTGATGTCGGGCAACCGGTCCGCGTTTGGTTTATCAAGATCTATGCTTTTAGTCGCTTGACATTGCATAGTCTCTCTCAAGTAATCCTCAAGTATTGGTGAGTGCAGAGGGCTGGTCACCCACTGTTTGGCAGAACAGAAGTCTTCCCACGGCTCCACCTGATCCAAACCTCCCAAGTGATTCCCCAACGTGTCTGCATCATCCTGACACAAAACATCCAAAGTGAGATGTTGCTCACTCAAACACGTTGAGAGTCTTTCCAAACGtcctttgtttctttctgtcaaGTTAAGCTTCATGGCTTCACGGCCAACCTTCTTATTTCCTCGCACGCAGATCTCCTGCGTCACTGACGGTTCCTTCGTTTCACTTTCACAAGCCCTGGCTTTCTGAACGGGATCCTCTTCAATACAAGTCCACGGTTCCGCATCTTGGAGAATATCTGTTTCTTTCAGGTGTAGAAACGGAGAAAGCTGTAGACTGTTCGTTGTGTCCTGCAACTCTTGGCTCTTGCGCTCCATCCCATCCACATCATGATCCAGGTAATTCCAGCCACCGTCACATGACATCAATCTTTCCGGAAAAGGCTTCGGattatatttaaacacagtAGCACCAGAATGATCAACTGTTGAGTTTTTGGTTTCTTCCAAATTGAGTTCTTTTGCTGATTGGGTGTTTGCAGGCAAACTGCTTCTTCTTTTCACGTCAGCACTTAGCTTCACCTTGTCATCAGTAATATTGGTAAAGCTTGATTTCATCTTTTCATCCACTGTGTTTGTTTGACCATCGGTGATGGCAACGTTGTGATGGATGCCAGGCGACGTCTCCCTGATGATTACCTCGTTGTCCTGTCAAATGCAGAGAGCAAAGAAAACCAATCCGATCAGAGGCATTTCTGCAAACAATTACTATTTCCAAGGCCGACATGATGTCATTGTAAGATGATTGTAGTTTTAAGGCAATAGTTATGACACATAATTTGTGGCAAGATTGAGAAGGGGTACAAAATAATAGAGGATTTCGAGACGCTCTAAATGGTTTTGATGAGTTGAAATCTTACCAGTTGGTCGGATGTGGTGATCTCCTGTCGTGTTCCAGTTTCCAGTTCATCTCCAGACGCTTGAGATTTTCTTTTGTAATCAACAGTTGCTTTAGTCTCAGATGGCACCCGGGGCTCAAAATTCTGCACGCTAGCGATAAGTTCTCTCACTTCTGCATCCCTGCCTGGTGAAGAACAGAGAAACGCATTGAACAAGCCGAAGAAAACCGTACACAACCCATAACCCAGTACAATTTCAATGCATAAAGGTCAAGTGTGTGTAATGGAATTGCAAAACTAATGCACAATGCCAGTGTTTCAAACAGACAGGCGATGTTTTGAAAGCACGACTTGTTTAGAGGAATCAACCTTTGAATGTTTTGCCGTTTGTTTCGAGTAGACGCCATATTGAATTTCATGCAGATGAAAATGAGGCTTTCAGGGAGAGACGTAAAGTCTGCGCAAAGGCCCTGGATTGCATTTCATCTTCACAACTCGTTCGCGAAAAAAACAAAACGTCTCAACTTTCACAGCTGTTCCCCGAAGATTCTGTCTACGGATGTGTTTAGGAAAGACGTTTTTTCAGCCGAACGTTTAAACAACAATACAGTGCAGAGAACACATTGTACCTCAGGCCTGTTTTCATTATCATCAAAAATTAAACATGCCGTTACTCGTCTTCAACTGGGGCGGGCAGACGTAttttgaaacatatttttaaaatgtacacacTTCACTTCACTTGTACGTTACAGTCTCAAGCTGCAATCCGTAACTTTTTatggttcaaaataaacaatcaaaacatgCGTCATGCTCTCAAAGCTATAGTGTGATGCCAAGACCTATTtatctgtaatttaaaaaatctttataatcTTTAGTTTATCCAAATGAAAGCTGGAGATAAGAATCGGTACAACGTTTTAGctaacaatgtttttgtgttgttgtcaAAAACGAACAAAAATTGCCTCCTTACTTACCCCCATTAagttataataatgattttcatAATAATTTGAGCCAGCAAATATCATCCGACTTAAAGAAACAAAGATAATTACGTAAATTTCAGCTTTACAAAATTTGCTGATCTGAATTTTTTTCTTagaatatacataatatatatatttaaaaaaataatgtccCTATTGCATTCAAATAATTGACTTCCAAATATAcaagcaaaaaatgaaatagctcaactaaaatacatacattatattaaaatgcatgCGTACGttttataacacacacaaacagactaaTGGTCATACTTTCTGTCGTCCCCAGACTGATGTCATCAGTAATATCTCTCCCCCCAGTCTGGTTCTCTTCATTTTCCATTGGAAAAGAGCTGCTGTTGCTATAGATACTGCATCCGCTGCCTCCGCTGCTGTCAGCGAGCGAGTGCTCCCTTTGCCCAGTACTGTGACTGCCTCCTCCCAGTCCAGCCTCCCAGTCTGTGAACCCAAAGTTCAGGCCGCCGCCGCTGCTGATCGGAACTCTGAACCCAGCATCGCTGCCACGGGCTTCCGAAGGTACGGCCTCCCTGGTGGGACTAAAGAGTCCCCCTAAAGCCCTCTCCCGTTCTTTCCCTGGTGCCCTGCAGGGTGTGCTGTTGGAGTTAATGACCGCAGACACGCGCAGGGGCACGGACACAGCAAACGGCTCGGAAATATTCAGGGCCTTGCGTTGGTGCCGTGGCGAGGACTCCAATGGAAACAGGCTGCCCGGAAAAGACGGTCTGGACGATCCGTTGCTGGTAGAGCCGGAATAGAGCATCCggcggtttttgggagacgtcGGCTGGCAGCCAATGCGCTCGTCACCTTTGAACACTTTCAGCTGTTCTGGAAGAGTTTTCTGCTGTGGAGATGAAGATGCAGGAGGTAGGTTTGGAGGATCTTTCTCGTTCTGACGGCCTCCTGAGGCTGTGTGATGCCCTAAATCCCACTTTGAATCCCTCTCGTTCAGGTTGTAGTCGATGTCTGAGCCCAGTGTTCTGGATTTCAGAACTGGGATGAAGATGCCGTTGCTTCCTCCTGCTGCGGCAGCTTTATCATCGTCTAGATAACAGTGAAAACAGAAGAAATGTGAAGGTCACACCAATGAATGAAACATGGAAGCTGCGgttaaaacaaatacagaagTTCTTATTTGGTGGCGAAGCTATGATATGAAAGTAGTTTTATTAGTAATAAATCGATGTTGATTAACTcaaatttttaatattaaacacaataataatacattttagaaatatGAAGTTCTCAATATGCAAACAGATCAGCTggattaaacaataaaacttcaaaacaggtgctatattgttaaatattattgaattttaaatatCGCCAAAAGAAATGCAAGAAAGATAAAAAGAATGAATGGAAATTAATGTTTCAAATTAATTTTCAAATCAAACGTAATCAAATTAAGTTTcaaatataacacaaataatgcaaattaACTTCAACCAAAGCTCAAGTTTAAAAGCTAAAATCCATCTAAACTGTCCTTCtgacattttcctttttggtttgttttgcatcTTTAATTTGTTAACGCTTTTCCCCGAAACAATCCCAACTGCCAAATGCAGTGAGAGAAAACATTGAGAGGTGACATTGAGGTGCATAATGGAGATTTAGCCCCACCTGCTGGTTGAGAACAGAGAGAGTCCATGCTTTTGGATGGCCGTATAGCAGGTTTTTCTGTTTAAGAGAGAAAAAGCAAACAACAATGGTCATACTCTATGTcctgtccaaatatctttattttctgttaattaaaaagaaaatgcaacGTTTACTCTGTATGAGaaacatgtaaatataactGCACCGATTATTCGTTAGTCCAAACCAAAACCTGTAAATGAAGTTTTGGTGGACTTCAGGCTTTCAAACAACGTCAAGAGCAACAGTTATCTTTTTAATGCTCTTGATGTGTGATGAAGAATGaatttgatgatgtttttgcGTAATAAAGTTGAGACACTTTTTCCACATAAAGtaaatttgaaaaatatataaactatggCATTTCGATATACAAAATTTATGTGTATTcttttgtatacattttcttgTGTAGCCCCACTATTCCATCACTAATGTAATAAAGTATTgcttcataaacacaaaaacaacaaaactgacaaattagcaacaacaaacaaattataCAACAAATTATAAATGGAATGTGACCCGGATGTGAAACACAAGATAAGTAATAAGTAAAGCATCATGTGTGCAAACATTAATGGGGTAAAGAATTTAACCTTCCGTCTGGTGTTTTATTACAAGTCACcaaaaatataatgaattattttaatctATTGAGCGctctcttgttttttatttttataagtcAGGAATCAGTAGGTAAGAATCTTTCTCCgtctatttttaaaatacattttgtttgtttatgtagaCCATCTTACTGTCTTTATGATATTTTGATAAACGTTCTCTTACCTGACATATTTGGGCCTCTCATGAACACACTGCCATTGCGACTCAGTTTCCCTTTAGATTCCATGACGGAGCGTCCCAGACTGAAGATTGACTTCCACTTCTTTGACTTTCCAGAGAACTTTCTTCTAGCGTCATCACGGtggaaacaaatgaaaagttttgGGTGATGGATTCATCACATGGTCTGTGTAacacttaatatttattttagatttaatttatattaatcatTTGTATTGTATAGGAATTGTATTGAAATCAATTAGATATGATTAGTATaatttgggccacataacattcGTTCATGTTGTTGGCGTTGCCCTGACCAATATGGCGATGATATTGAGATGCGTTTCAGTGCTAGTCTCTTGTTTAATGATGATAATACCTGCTGTCAGACAGATCTATGACTGTATGATACACGGCAGCGGTGCTGGTATCTGGCAGgctgttctctctctgtctctctctcatcaccGGATGGTTTGGACTGAGCGAGCGAGCCTGGGCTTCTTCAAGACTCATGAGCTTCATGGGAGCGCACTGCATGGTGGCCGGCAAGGTGGCGTATTTCTCCCCGCAGGCCACACTATGGActataaaacagaaatgtgtgaGGCAAAAGTCAAAGCAAGCCGTTTCTTCCCCACATGATTTCTCACAAGATTCCTTCTGGGAATAAACAGGCGACTAAAGGCCCAGTTTGGGAAAATGAGACAATATGGTGattgaaaataaacagaatcaGATTCCATCATCTGACAGGAAAATTATGAAACGGCTAAAGAAAACATCTTGCGATTTGCCTTTCAGCATCACGTGCCGTTTCCCAAAATATCTGACAAGAATTGGGCTGATATGAAGTGCAATGATTTAAGTTCAGgctctttgtgtgtttcttgtctATTGTTATGCTGATACATTTTTGGCTACAGATCTCATGTCATTGTATTGTGAACCGCCCCAAGCACTCCAACATTTCCTGACTTTAAAAACAGTCCTTACAAGAACAACGGTTAGACATGATTAaaaattaaaggggtcatatgcgaaaacgtgtttttctgtgtctttggcgtGTTGCCCGTGCATGTACTAGACACGGAAAATTGCACAaagtaaagtgtgggaacaaaagagtcATTCTATCCCACatatctacatcagtttgtggtatgatttgactaagatcgCCCAAAGATATTCGCatgtaaggtggtgtacctgtcagcacaattAAAGAGGAACCTgaatgatgttccaaatatggtgagaggcgttacatttccatcacacgcttgcagtattcactacacactg of Triplophysa dalaica isolate WHDGS20190420 chromosome 4, ASM1584641v1, whole genome shotgun sequence contains these proteins:
- the arhgap31 gene encoding rho GTPase-activating protein 31 isoform X1; the encoded protein is MKNKAAKLKSKRKGSENAFGCDLTEHLQNSGHDVPQVLKTCAEFIEKHGIVDGIYRLSGITSNIQRLRQEICSELCPDLTKEVYLQDIHCVGSLCKLYFRELPNPLLTYELYKKFTDAVSYKEEHEQLWNMKSVIKELPIPHFRTLEYLTKHLAHLATLSHQTNMHARNLALVWAPNLLRSKEVEVSTCNGDVAFLEVRVQQSVVEFILNHTDQIFHDLPPTKPREVHSVACGEKYATLPATMQCAPMKLMSLEEAQARSLSPNHPVMRERQRENSLPDTSTAAVYHTVIDLSDSRRKFSGKSKKWKSIFSLGRSVMESKGKLSRNGSVFMRGPNMSEKPAIRPSKSMDSLCSQPADDDKAAAAGGSNGIFIPVLKSRTLGSDIDYNLNERDSKWDLGHHTASGGRQNEKDPPNLPPASSSPQQKTLPEQLKVFKGDERIGCQPTSPKNRRMLYSGSTSNGSSRPSFPGSLFPLESSPRHQRKALNISEPFAVSVPLRVSAVINSNSTPCRAPGKERERALGGLFSPTREAVPSEARGSDAGFRVPISSGGGLNFGFTDWEAGLGGGSHSTGQREHSLADSSGGSGCSIYSNSSSFPMENEENQTGGRDITDDISLGTTESRDAEVRELIASVQNFEPRVPSETKATVDYKRKSQASGDELETGTRQEITTSDQLDNEVIIRETSPGIHHNVAITDGQTNTVDEKMKSSFTNITDDKVKLSADVKRRSSLPANTQSAKELNLEETKNSTVDHSGATVFKYNPKPFPERLMSCDGGWNYLDHDVDGMERKSQELQDTTNSLQLSPFLHLKETDILQDAEPWTCIEEDPVQKARACESETKEPSVTQEICVRGNKKVGREAMKLNLTERNKGRLERLSTCLSEQHLTLDVLCQDDADTLGNHLGGLDQVEPWEDFCSAKQWVTSPLHSPILEDYLRETMQCQATKSIDLDKPNADRLPDIKKVEAKEAAVTNDVTSSSTDVPLTAACKLGKSDLPKENKNADVFEQKTKHPDCDNSEIPKMRVFKTSVDPNNMTGLQNVSKGKQKLSQRFHRQTSQESSVTDRRNENPLAKQRPCSLNLDLGHRGVRDISNYQYLKCSAREGLSDPSLELELFLSRSQAPVRRNSAPVSVSSVRTAFMIKTCQAKAVPVIPPKIQYSHVPPPLAKGNTDQKSTPEKKPVKSKLSKAGSAPPLQNVRNPKEAKESCEAPREVQKPTNKDNVTCQAKPFPDLPVLRRKRSANGDTFMDRPRPERSTLLQRSSFRNRPRPQSLILFSPPFPIMDYHAAGDDGKTALSPIQAEVSPFDVYAKELAENLKTPEGVTLRGKMTLPKSGQRLETSTSCFYQPQRRSMIFDNRSNRQNE
- the arhgap31 gene encoding rho GTPase-activating protein 31 isoform X2 — its product is MKNKAAKLKSKRKGSENAFGCDLTEHLQNSGHDVPQVLKTCAEFIEKHGIVDGIYRLSGITSNIQRLRQEICSELCPDLTKEVYLQDIHCVGSLCKLYFRELPNPLLTYELYKKFTDAVSYKEEHEQLWNMKSVIKELPIPHFRTLEYLTKHLAHLATLSHQTNMHARNLALVWAPNLLRSKEVEVSTCNGDVAFLEVRVQQSVVEFILNHTDQIFHDLPPTKPREVHSVACGEKYATLPATMQCAPMKLMSLEEAQARSLSPNHPVMRERQRENSLPDTSTAAVYHTVIDLSDSRKFSGKSKKWKSIFSLGRSVMESKGKLSRNGSVFMRGPNMSEKPAIRPSKSMDSLCSQPADDDKAAAAGGSNGIFIPVLKSRTLGSDIDYNLNERDSKWDLGHHTASGGRQNEKDPPNLPPASSSPQQKTLPEQLKVFKGDERIGCQPTSPKNRRMLYSGSTSNGSSRPSFPGSLFPLESSPRHQRKALNISEPFAVSVPLRVSAVINSNSTPCRAPGKERERALGGLFSPTREAVPSEARGSDAGFRVPISSGGGLNFGFTDWEAGLGGGSHSTGQREHSLADSSGGSGCSIYSNSSSFPMENEENQTGGRDITDDISLGTTESRDAEVRELIASVQNFEPRVPSETKATVDYKRKSQASGDELETGTRQEITTSDQLDNEVIIRETSPGIHHNVAITDGQTNTVDEKMKSSFTNITDDKVKLSADVKRRSSLPANTQSAKELNLEETKNSTVDHSGATVFKYNPKPFPERLMSCDGGWNYLDHDVDGMERKSQELQDTTNSLQLSPFLHLKETDILQDAEPWTCIEEDPVQKARACESETKEPSVTQEICVRGNKKVGREAMKLNLTERNKGRLERLSTCLSEQHLTLDVLCQDDADTLGNHLGGLDQVEPWEDFCSAKQWVTSPLHSPILEDYLRETMQCQATKSIDLDKPNADRLPDIKKVEAKEAAVTNDVTSSSTDVPLTAACKLGKSDLPKENKNADVFEQKTKHPDCDNSEIPKMRVFKTSVDPNNMTGLQNVSKGKQKLSQRFHRQTSQESSVTDRRNENPLAKQRPCSLNLDLGHRGVRDISNYQYLKCSAREGLSDPSLELELFLSRSQAPVRRNSAPVSVSSVRTAFMIKTCQAKAVPVIPPKIQYSHVPPPLAKGNTDQKSTPEKKPVKSKLSKAGSAPPLQNVRNPKEAKESCEAPREVQKPTNKDNVTCQAKPFPDLPVLRRKRSANGDTFMDRPRPERSTLLQRSSFRNRPRPQSLILFSPPFPIMDYHAAGDDGKTALSPIQAEVSPFDVYAKELAENLKTPEGVTLRGKMTLPKSGQRLETSTSCFYQPQRRSMIFDNRSNRQNE